The Bacteroidota bacterium sequence GATTATTGAAAGAACTTTTTCTTGGTTTGAAAACCAACGAAGATTGAGTAAAGATTTTGAATATTTGCTTGAAACAAGTGAGGCAATGATTCATTTTGCAGCTATAAAA is a genomic window containing:
- a CDS encoding transposase translates to IIERTFSWFENQRRLSKDFEYLLETSEAMIHFAAIKILLNKI